Proteins found in one Campylobacter canadensis genomic segment:
- a CDS encoding Crp/Fnr family transcriptional regulator, giving the protein MSNTAKEITIFELNKDDACMMCQDCVFEKIAYNIFIQSSQECEIIAKELFTMLKDKYPKSYDYVLKLMAMRFNALVNILKQALFTPLSVRLNEFLKAKAKNKIISLSHEEIALHLGSSRELISRLLKNMQKDKLIKQNKKEIILLQ; this is encoded by the coding sequence ATGTCAAATACGGCTAAAGAGATTACTATTTTTGAATTAAATAAAGATGATGCTTGTATGATGTGCCAAGATTGTGTTTTTGAAAAAATTGCTTATAATATTTTTATTCAAAGTAGTCAAGAATGCGAAATAATAGCAAAAGAGCTTTTTACTATGTTAAAAGATAAATATCCTAAAAGTTATGATTATGTTTTAAAGCTTATGGCTATGCGTTTTAATGCTTTGGTAAATATTTTAAAACAAGCCCTTTTTACTCCGCTTAGTGTAAGATTAAATGAGTTTTTAAAAGCAAAGGCTAAAAATAAAATAATTAGCCTTTCGCATGAAGAAATTGCTTTGCATTTGGGTAGTTCAAGAGAGCTTATCTCTCGCCTTTTAAAGAATATGCAAAAAGATAAACTCATAAAACAAAATAAAAAAGAGATTATTCTTTTACAATAA
- a CDS encoding YgaP family membrane protein: MKRSLRIIIALLIFAAGIYYSSFFALIGLILLLTRIFKVCPIRVLTGKQACPLGVCPISKKKN; encoded by the coding sequence ATAAAAAGAAGTTTAAGAATTATTATAGCCTTGCTTATTTTTGCTGCGGGAATTTATTATTCATCATTTTTTGCATTAATAGGGCTTATTCTATTGCTTACGAGGATATTTAAAGTTTGTCCTATTAGGGTTTTAACAGGCAAACAAGCTTGCCCGCTAGGAGTTTGCCCTATATCAAAAAAGAAAAATTAA
- a CDS encoding universal stress protein — MEKEILVCIDNEQNIEKICNNAIYCAKKLNTNLSFLHALEGLSVDKNDFSATLQANDIDKILKEFYEKEISYAEEKISINKDLLAKCQEICEKQGVKSNTLYLKADLKESILKLEKDYKLLILGHFNENDKSKHLLRILKATNIAIMLAGNKTNDIKKVLIAYNGDEKFIIALKKYLNTNLFKNLQIELAYIGHNLDMLNNGRKLFLEHNISVGVKELKDVQEFLNYSNNFDAIFMGAYRDFIFRNLFSTAISKEIITNYKKSIFILK, encoded by the coding sequence ATGGAAAAAGAAATTTTAGTTTGTATTGACAACGAGCAAAACATAGAAAAAATATGCAACAATGCTATTTATTGTGCTAAAAAATTAAATACAAATCTTAGTTTTTTACACGCTTTAGAAGGGCTTAGTGTAGATAAAAATGATTTTTCAGCTACTTTACAAGCAAATGATATTGATAAAATTTTAAAAGAATTTTATGAAAAGGAAATTTCTTATGCTGAAGAAAAAATTAGTATTAATAAAGATTTATTAGCAAAATGCCAAGAAATTTGTGAAAAACAAGGAGTAAAAAGTAATACTTTGTATTTAAAAGCAGATTTAAAAGAAAGTATTTTAAAACTTGAAAAAGACTATAAGTTATTAATTTTAGGTCATTTTAACGAAAATGATAAAAGCAAACATTTATTAAGAATATTAAAGGCTACAAATATTGCTATTATGCTTGCTGGAAATAAAACAAATGATATTAAAAAGGTGCTGATTGCTTATAATGGTGATGAAAAATTTATCATAGCCTTAAAAAAATATTTAAATACCAATTTATTTAAAAATTTACAAATTGAACTAGCTTATATTGGGCATAATTTAGATATGCTAAATAATGGTAGAAAATTATTTTTAGAGCATAATATTAGCGTTGGCGTTAAAGAACTTAAAGATGTGCAAGAATTTTTAAATTATTCAAATAATTTTGATGCTATTTTTATGGGTGCTTATAGAGATTTTATTTTTAGGAATTTATTTAGCACTGCAATTAGCAAGGAGATTATCACTAATTATAAAAAATCAATTTTTATTTTAAAATAA
- a CDS encoding SulP family inorganic anion transporter — MNKKLNFSILKTEALAGLVVGFAIIPEAIAFSLIAGVSPQVGIYASICILLVNSIAGGRRALISAATGAMALVMVTLVKNYGIDYLLLAGILAGLIQILFAFFKIAKLMSYIPRSVMIAFVNALAILIFAAQLDEIRLFNLNALIVFIVALAIIYLFPLVPKIGKILPSSLLAIVLLTILSICFDFDVRSIKDLGELPSSLPSFLLPNVSLNLETLKIIFPYSLSLAIVGIVESLMTSSVLDEITASKSNKNRECIGQGISNIVANLFGGMAGCGMIGQSIINVKSGARTRISTFLAGFYLCLIILFFADFVNEIPMAVLVAIMTMVSIGTFDFSSIKKLKSNPFSYNFVMLSSMFITLYSHNLALGVVTGVILEALFFVNKLSSFLYCKKIINNDIITYEFSGQIFFKSTEKLYSEFDFVNIYKSVIIDVSKAHIWDLSAIYNLDKIILKLRQNGSKVQLLGLNEASASMLDKFSVINNEKESKKLLGGH, encoded by the coding sequence TTGAATAAAAAATTAAATTTTTCTATTTTAAAAACAGAGGCCTTAGCAGGGCTTGTTGTTGGTTTTGCTATTATACCAGAAGCTATTGCTTTTAGTTTAATAGCTGGTGTTAGCCCGCAGGTTGGAATTTATGCTAGTATTTGTATTTTGCTTGTTAATTCAATTGCTGGTGGAAGAAGGGCTTTGATTTCTGCTGCTACTGGAGCTATGGCTTTAGTTATGGTTACTTTGGTAAAAAATTACGGTATTGATTATTTGCTATTAGCAGGTATCTTAGCAGGACTAATACAAATTCTTTTTGCTTTTTTTAAAATAGCTAAATTAATGAGTTACATCCCACGCTCTGTTATGATAGCCTTTGTAAATGCCTTAGCTATTTTGATTTTTGCTGCACAGCTTGATGAGATAAGATTATTTAATTTAAACGCACTTATTGTTTTTATTGTTGCTTTAGCTATTATTTACTTATTTCCTTTAGTGCCAAAGATTGGCAAAATACTTCCTAGCTCTTTACTTGCCATTGTTCTTTTAACTATTTTAAGTATTTGTTTTGATTTTGATGTAAGAAGTATAAAAGATTTAGGAGAATTGCCAAGCTCTTTGCCTAGTTTTTTACTACCTAATGTGTCTTTAAATCTTGAAACTTTAAAAATAATATTCCCTTATTCATTAAGTTTAGCAATTGTTGGAATTGTTGAAAGTTTAATGACTTCAAGTGTATTAGATGAGATTACAGCAAGTAAAAGCAATAAAAATCGTGAATGTATAGGGCAGGGCATTTCAAATATTGTTGCAAATTTATTTGGTGGAATGGCAGGTTGTGGAATGATAGGGCAATCAATTATAAATGTAAAATCTGGCGCTAGAACTAGAATTTCCACTTTTTTAGCTGGTTTTTATTTATGTTTAATTATTTTATTTTTTGCTGATTTTGTAAATGAAATTCCTATGGCAGTTTTAGTAGCAATTATGACTATGGTTTCAATAGGAACCTTTGATTTTTCTAGTATTAAAAAACTAAAAAGTAATCCTTTTAGTTATAATTTTGTTATGTTATCTTCAATGTTTATTACATTGTATTCGCATAATCTTGCTTTAGGCGTTGTAACGGGAGTTATTTTAGAAGCATTATTTTTTGTAAATAAACTTTCTTCTTTTTTATATTGTAAAAAAATTATTAACAATGATATAATAACTTATGAGTTTTCAGGTCAAATATTTTTTAAAAGCACTGAAAAACTTTATAGCGAGTTTGATTTTGTAAATATTTATAAAAGCGTTATTATTGATGTTAGCAAGGCTCATATTTGGGATTTAAGTGCTATTTATAACCTTGATAAAATTATTTTAAAATTAAGACAAAATGGTAGCAAGGTACAATTGCTTGGTTTAAACGAAGCAAGTGCTAGTATGCTAGATAAATTTAGTGTAATTAATAATGAAAAAGAAAGTAAAAAATTATTAGGAGGTCATTGA